A genome region from Phycisphaerae bacterium includes the following:
- a CDS encoding lamin tail domain-containing protein, with the protein MVHSSNWVRWGMAVLLALCGYAPSRVQAESCGCRASDFDDDLDVDQSDFAHLQMCLTGYSVLSDSACADADLDGNNLVNAEDLRAFIACMSGPGVVPQGGALDNFFISEFIASNGTGLVDEDGEHSDWIEIYNPCIPGANLEGWYLTDDATNLTKWRFPSVIVGKNKFLIIFASGKNRKDPNGKLHTNFKLANEGEYLALVAPDGETVVQAFQPTYPEQLPNVAYGLAQAASKSIQSRSEVKYHVPTSGDSSLGTSWTSPDFVDSTWQDGISGLGFSSVAPAFKVDVYKANISTCDMATAKGVITNTSQQEWAATGTSPIIDFFNSGGAGNYSNNLAFPGMENGADVENYVVQVTGTIVIPSMGEWTFGVNSDDGFELTLTRAGTVFETSFPEPRSTSDTLAVFEITEVGTYNVNLVFYECGGGSALEFFAAPGSYESFNAEAFDLVGDTASGGLAVGVLGGDIATDIGAEMRDVNSSVWVRVPFQVDSPTSYEFMALRMKYEDGYVAYLNGREIARRNSPGTLAWNSAAASDRSITEAAEYEEIDVTTFMRHLVPGQNLLAVHGLNDAANDPDFLVLPELVLGNNVLLAQYLSPPTPGTFNVAGDVDFVRSLAFSTEHGFFNTPFQLAITTPTPDVEIRYTLDGSTPTESNGTVYTGPITISQTSVVRAAGFKLGYITSRVTTRTYLFLADVVQQSPSEQAPGPNWPAPGSSVNGQDMDYGMDPTILNDARYANLVDDALLAIPTISMVTDLANLFSSTKGIYVNAGGDGQAWERPASLELIHPDGTEGFQIDAGVRIRGGYSRSGSNPKHAFRFFFRSEYGSGKLAYPLFGDEGAAEFDKIDLATAQNYSWSFEYGTKNTFLRDFFSRDTQRDMGKPYARGRYYHLYINGVYWGLFYTDERCEADYAATYFGGTDNDYDVIKVAPDNGYTIYATDGDVNAYHELWLMCGETGSSSGYYPTVSNETYQQIRGCNPDGTRNPAYKVRVDIDNLIDYILCTIFVADPDGPAAWGGDFPNNFFAIGDRAGLMGFRFFRHDAEHSMGCSTGDPNEQRTGPYIAGWTFDRFNPWRIHQDLITCTDYRIRFSDRVYQTMFDNGPLTTQNNLNRLIARRDQIDLAVVAESARWGDSKGEPPRNRIDTWLPAVNWILNNYLPNRTSVVAQQLRNKGWFKDPPTTSVAGGSIPVGTEVVLSNTSSPGTIYYTLDGIDPRLPGGAVAPTARTYQPTTTSVTLVPKGARWKYLDNGSDQGTAWYAKTFDDSAWKGPQAARLGYGNDGETSPKLSYGPSASNKYMTYYFRSTFAVGDTSNITELKLRLLRDDGAMVYINGTRVPTPHSVDNMPDTWNYLTRASSAGEEQTYYEASVSPTMLIPNTTNTIAVEVHQVDPTSTDLGFDLELVATKVSTTSDKIIINTNTRLIARVLNGAEWSAAKVADYMVGPANLYINELMADNKVTLEDPDEAGEFPDWFEVYNPNPFPVSMGGMYVTDMLGSPTMWKLPNDVIIQPGEFLVFYADEDTAQGSTHVGFKLSNNGEAVGLYDRDGVTPIDTVSFGVQLKDVSYGRYPDATGGWGKMATPTPWGPNSTLVGQ; encoded by the coding sequence GTGGTGCATTCGTCAAACTGGGTGAGATGGGGGATGGCCGTGCTGCTCGCCTTGTGCGGCTACGCTCCCTCGCGGGTCCAGGCTGAGTCCTGTGGGTGTCGCGCCAGTGACTTCGATGACGACTTGGACGTGGACCAATCCGACTTCGCCCATCTCCAGATGTGCCTGACGGGCTATTCGGTTCTCAGCGACTCCGCTTGTGCCGACGCCGATTTGGATGGCAACAACTTGGTCAATGCCGAGGATCTGCGGGCCTTCATCGCGTGCATGAGCGGGCCAGGGGTCGTACCCCAGGGTGGCGCCCTCGACAATTTCTTCATCAGTGAGTTTATTGCCTCCAACGGAACCGGTCTTGTGGACGAAGACGGGGAGCATTCCGACTGGATCGAGATCTACAATCCCTGCATTCCTGGCGCCAACCTTGAGGGCTGGTATCTGACCGACGACGCCACGAATCTGACCAAGTGGCGGTTTCCCTCCGTGATTGTGGGCAAGAACAAGTTCCTGATTATCTTCGCTTCGGGGAAGAACCGAAAAGACCCAAACGGCAAGCTGCATACGAACTTCAAACTGGCCAACGAGGGGGAATATCTGGCCCTCGTCGCCCCCGACGGCGAGACCGTGGTGCAGGCATTCCAGCCAACCTATCCGGAGCAGTTGCCCAACGTCGCCTACGGCCTGGCCCAGGCCGCTTCGAAGTCGATTCAGAGCCGGTCCGAAGTAAAATACCATGTTCCGACCTCCGGCGACTCGAGCCTTGGAACCAGCTGGACCTCGCCCGATTTCGTTGACTCGACGTGGCAGGACGGAATCTCCGGCCTGGGCTTCAGCTCCGTGGCTCCTGCATTCAAGGTTGATGTCTACAAGGCGAACATCTCGACCTGCGACATGGCCACGGCCAAAGGCGTGATCACCAATACCTCGCAGCAGGAATGGGCCGCGACCGGCACCTCCCCGATCATCGATTTCTTCAACAGCGGCGGCGCCGGGAACTACAGCAATAACCTCGCCTTCCCGGGCATGGAGAACGGCGCCGACGTGGAAAACTACGTCGTGCAGGTCACCGGCACCATCGTTATTCCGTCCATGGGTGAGTGGACCTTCGGCGTCAACAGTGACGATGGGTTCGAACTGACCCTGACCCGGGCGGGCACCGTCTTCGAGACCTCCTTCCCCGAGCCGCGATCCACTAGCGATACACTCGCGGTCTTCGAGATTACCGAGGTGGGGACCTACAACGTGAACCTGGTCTTCTACGAATGCGGGGGCGGTTCGGCCCTGGAGTTCTTCGCTGCCCCGGGCTCCTATGAGAGCTTCAACGCCGAAGCCTTCGATCTCGTGGGCGATACGGCCAGCGGCGGCCTGGCGGTCGGCGTTCTCGGCGGCGACATTGCGACTGACATCGGCGCGGAGATGCGCGACGTCAATTCGTCGGTCTGGGTCCGGGTCCCGTTCCAGGTCGACTCTCCGACGTCATACGAGTTCATGGCCTTGAGAATGAAGTACGAGGATGGCTACGTGGCCTACCTGAACGGGAGGGAGATTGCCCGCCGAAACAGCCCCGGCACTTTGGCGTGGAACTCGGCTGCCGCTTCCGACCGGTCCATCACCGAAGCGGCCGAGTACGAGGAGATCGACGTCACCACCTTCATGCGCCATCTGGTCCCAGGACAGAACCTGCTGGCGGTTCATGGACTCAATGATGCGGCCAACGACCCCGACTTCCTCGTGCTGCCCGAACTGGTCTTGGGCAACAACGTACTGTTGGCCCAGTATCTCTCCCCCCCGACGCCGGGAACATTCAACGTCGCCGGAGACGTCGATTTTGTCCGCTCGCTCGCGTTCAGCACGGAACACGGTTTCTTCAACACCCCGTTCCAGCTGGCCATCACTACACCGACGCCCGACGTGGAAATCCGCTACACGCTCGACGGTTCCACACCCACCGAGTCCAACGGCACAGTCTACACCGGCCCGATCACGATCAGCCAGACCAGCGTGGTCCGGGCGGCCGGCTTCAAGCTGGGCTACATCACCTCCCGGGTCACGACCCGGACCTACCTGTTCCTCGCCGACGTGGTCCAGCAATCGCCGAGCGAGCAGGCGCCCGGTCCAAACTGGCCGGCGCCGGGAAGCTCAGTCAACGGCCAGGACATGGACTACGGCATGGATCCGACGATCCTGAATGACGCTCGTTACGCGAACCTGGTCGATGACGCCCTCCTGGCTATTCCGACCATTTCCATGGTCACGGATCTGGCCAATCTGTTCAGTTCCACCAAGGGGATCTACGTCAACGCCGGCGGTGACGGGCAGGCCTGGGAGCGCCCGGCCTCGCTCGAGCTGATCCATCCCGACGGTACCGAGGGCTTCCAGATCGATGCCGGGGTGCGCATCCGCGGCGGCTACAGCCGAAGCGGTAGCAACCCCAAGCATGCCTTCCGGTTCTTCTTCCGTTCCGAGTACGGATCGGGCAAGCTGGCCTATCCGCTCTTCGGGGACGAAGGCGCTGCTGAGTTCGACAAGATCGACCTGGCTACGGCCCAGAACTACTCGTGGAGCTTTGAGTACGGCACCAAGAACACGTTCCTGAGGGATTTCTTCTCCCGAGATACCCAGCGCGACATGGGCAAGCCCTACGCCCGCGGGCGCTACTATCACTTGTATATCAACGGCGTCTACTGGGGACTTTTCTACACCGACGAGCGCTGCGAGGCCGATTACGCGGCCACCTATTTCGGCGGCACCGACAACGATTACGACGTGATCAAGGTCGCGCCCGACAATGGTTACACCATCTATGCGACCGACGGCGATGTGAACGCCTACCACGAACTCTGGCTGATGTGCGGAGAAACCGGATCGAGCTCAGGTTACTACCCCACGGTCTCCAACGAGACGTACCAGCAGATTCGCGGCTGCAATCCTGACGGCACACGCAACCCCGCGTACAAGGTCCGGGTCGACATTGACAACCTCATCGATTACATCCTGTGCACGATCTTCGTGGCCGATCCGGACGGGCCGGCCGCCTGGGGCGGTGATTTCCCGAACAACTTCTTCGCCATCGGGGATCGCGCCGGGCTGATGGGCTTCCGATTCTTCCGTCACGACGCCGAGCATTCGATGGGGTGCTCGACCGGCGATCCGAACGAGCAGCGTACAGGTCCCTATATCGCCGGTTGGACGTTTGATCGCTTCAACCCGTGGCGCATTCACCAGGACCTGATCACTTGCACGGACTACCGCATCCGGTTCTCCGATCGCGTCTACCAGACGATGTTCGACAACGGCCCTCTGACCACCCAGAACAACCTCAATCGCCTCATCGCCCGTCGCGACCAGATCGATCTGGCGGTCGTCGCGGAATCGGCCCGCTGGGGCGATTCCAAGGGTGAACCGCCGCGCAACAGGATCGATACCTGGCTCCCGGCAGTCAACTGGATCCTGAACAACTACCTCCCGAACCGTACCAGCGTCGTTGCCCAGCAACTTCGCAACAAGGGCTGGTTCAAGGATCCGCCAACGACGAGCGTTGCCGGCGGGAGCATACCCGTCGGTACCGAGGTCGTCCTTTCGAACACGAGTAGCCCGGGAACGATCTACTATACGCTCGATGGCATCGATCCTCGGCTGCCCGGTGGGGCGGTCGCACCAACCGCGCGCACCTATCAGCCAACGACGACTTCGGTCACACTCGTCCCGAAAGGTGCCCGGTGGAAATACCTGGACAACGGCTCTGACCAGGGCACGGCGTGGTACGCGAAGACGTTCGACGACAGCGCGTGGAAAGGACCACAGGCCGCTCGCCTGGGCTACGGAAACGACGGCGAGACCTCGCCCAAGCTCTCCTATGGACCGAGCGCCAGTAACAAGTACATGACCTACTACTTCCGAAGTACATTCGCCGTGGGCGACACGTCGAACATCACCGAGCTCAAGCTGAGACTGCTTCGCGATGATGGAGCGATGGTCTACATCAACGGCACCAGAGTCCCGACCCCGCACTCGGTGGACAATATGCCCGATACCTGGAACTATCTGACCAGGGCCTCCTCCGCCGGCGAGGAGCAGACCTACTACGAGGCCAGTGTCAGCCCGACAATGCTCATTCCGAACACCACCAACACCATCGCGGTCGAGGTCCACCAGGTTGACCCTACGAGCACGGATCTCGGCTTCGACCTCGAACTCGTCGCCACCAAGGTCAGCACCACCTCGGACAAGATCATCATCAACACCAACACGCGGCTGATCGCCCGCGTCCTCAACGGTGCGGAATGGAGCGCCGCCAAGGTGGCCGATTACATGGTCGGGCCCGCCAACCTCTACATCAACGAGCTCATGGCCGACAACAAGGTCACGCTTGAGGATCCCGACGAAGCCGGGGAGTTCCCCGACTGGTTCGAGGTCTATA